In Mycobacteriales bacterium, the DNA window CCAACCTCGAGCTCTGGTCGCGGTTCCAGCCACAGGGCCAACGCGTCGAGGACCTGGTCGAGTGGGCCCACCAGCTTCTGCTGACGTACGCACCTCACGCGCTCCGCGAGGTCCCACCCGCGGCGGTGGATCGTCCCTAGACGCAGAACTGTCCGACTACTTTGCGTAGTCGGACAGTTACTGAATGTACCCCCGATGGGATTCGAACCCACGCTACTGCCGTGAGAGGGCAGCGTCCTAGGCCGCTAGACGACGGGGGCCGGACTTGGTCGTGCATGTGGAGTTGTGGTGATGCGCTGGGCTACCTGGACTCGAACCAAGACTAACGGAACCAGAAACCGTCGGGCTGCCAATTACCCCATAGCCCACAGGTGCAGCGGTCGTGAAGTCTAGCGGACCGCGAGGTCGGACCTCAAACCGCTTCCCGCAGCCGCCTCAGCACGCGCTGCTTGCCCAGCAGCGCCATCGACTCCGGCAGGGGCGGCGCGATGGAGGCACCGCAGACGGCGACCCGCACCGGGCCGTAGGCCTTGCCCCGCTTGAGGCCGAGGCCGTCGATGAGCGCGGCGTCCATGGCGGCCTGCACGGACTCGGTCGTCCACGACTCCAGCCCCTCGAGGGCGTCGGCGCAGGAGGTGAGCACGGGAGCGGCGTCGGGGCCGAGGGACTTCGCCGCGGCCTCGGGGTCCACCGCGAAGTCGTCGTCGGCGACGAAGAAGCAGCGGACCAGCGCGGGCAGCTCCGACAGCAGCGCGACCCGGGTCTGGACGAGCGGGACGAGGTCGGCCATCAGCGCTGCGGCGTCGGCCGGGACGGGCTCGCTCACCAGACCGGCGGCCACGAGGAAGGGCGTCGTACGTCGTACGAACTCCGCGGGCGAGAGCTCCCGCACGTAGTGGCCGTTGAGCCACGACAGCTTCTCGAGGTCGAAGACCGGCCCGACGGTGTTGACCCGCGCCCAGTCGAAGCTCGCGGACATCTCGGCGAAGGAGAAGACCTCCTCCTGCGACGGCAGGGAGTAGCCGAGCAGGCCGAGGAAGTTGAGCAGCGCCTCCGGCAGGTAGCCCTGCTCCTGGAACCACGTGAGCCGGGCCGCGGGGTTCTTGCGCTTGGAGATCTTGGACTTGTCGGTGTTGCGCAGCAGCGGCATGTGGGCGAAGGCCGGCTCGTCCCAGCCGAGCCAGCGGTAGAGCAGCACGTGCTTGGGCGTCGAGCTGATCCACTCCTCGCCGCGCACGACGTGGGTGATGCCCATGAGGTGGTCGTCGACGACCACGGCCAGGTGGTAGGTCGGGAAGCCGTCCGCCTTCAGCAGCACCTGGTCGTCGGGCCGCGGCGCGTGCACCTCGCCGCGGATGAGGTCGGTGAAGGCGAGCGGCGCGTCGTCGGGCACGAGCATCCGTACGACCGGCACCTCGGAGGCACCGCCCAGCTCGGCCCGCTCCTCTGCCGACTTGCCGAGGCACAGGCGGTCGTAGCCGGTCGGGACCTTGCGCGCCTGCTGGTCCTCGCGCATCTGCTGCAGCCGCTCGGGGGTGCACCAGCAGTGGTAGGCGTGGCCGGCGTCGAGCAGCTGCTGCACGACGGGGCGGTAGGTCTCGAGCCGCTCGCTCTGCCGGTAGGGCCCGACCGGGCCCCCGCGATCAGGCCCCTCGTCCCAGTCGAGGCCGAGCCAGGACAGCGTGTCGTAGACCTGCTGCTCGCTGTCGGCGCGGAACCGCGCGCGGTCGGTGTCCTCCACCCGCAGCAGGAACTGGCCGCCCTGCTGGCGCGCGAAGGCGAGGTTGAACAACGACATGTACGCCGTACCGACGTGCGGGTCGCCGGTCGGCGAAGGGGCGACGCGGACACGCACGGTCATCGGGACACCACCGGGTTGGTGAGGGTGCCGATGCCCTCGATGGCGCAGGACACCGACTGCCCTGCGGACAGCGGACCCACCCCGGCGGGGGTGCCGGTGAGGATGACGTCACCGGGCAGCAGCGTCATGAAGGCGCTCACCCACTCGACGATCGCCCCGACGTCGTGCAGCAGCGCCGAGGTCCGACCGTCCTGACGGGGCTGTCCGTCGACGGTGCAGGTGACCCGCAGGTCGCGTGGGTCGATCTCGGTCTCGACCCAGGGACCGAGCGGGCAGAAGGTGTCGTGGCCCTTGCCTCGGGTCCACTGGCCGTCGGCCTTCTGGTGGTCGCGGGCGGTGACGTCGTTGCCGACGGTGTAGCCGAGCACCACGTCGGCGAAGCGCGCCCGCGGCACCTCGCGGCACAGCCGGCCGATGACGACGGCGAGCTCGGCCTCGTGGTCGACCCGCTCGCTGTCGCGCGGCAGCACGATCGCGTCGCCTGGTCCGACGACCGACGTCGACGGCTTGAGGAAGGTCACCGGCGTCGCCGGCGCCTCGCCCCCGGTCACGGCGGCCATCTCGGCGACGTGGTCGGCGTAGTTCTTGCCGATGCACACGACCTTGCTGGGCAGCACGGGGGCAAGCAGCCGCACGGCGCTCAGCGGGTGCTGCTCGCCGGTGGGCTGCATCGGGGCGAACGGGTGGCCCGCCATCGCGTGGACGACGAGGTCGGCGGGGTCGTCCCCCGGCCCCTCGACGACACCGAAGGAGACGTCCCCGTCACGGGAGAACCGGCAGATGCGCACGAGGGGCGAGGCTACCCGGGCCGTCCCGCCCGGTCGCGGGGCCGGGCGGTCAGGACTGCTGGCGGTGGAGCCCCGACGTGTAGGCGTCGTCGAGGGCCTGCCAGGACGCGGCGATGACGTTCTCGTGGACCCCGACGGTGCTCCACTCGGTGTGGCCGTCGCTGGTCTCGACAAGCACCCGCGTCACCGCGTCGGTGCCGTGGGCGCCGCTGACGATGCGCACCTTGTAGTCGACGAGCTCGAGAGCCGACAGCCCCGGGTAGAGCTCCAGCAGCGCGGTCCGCAGCGCCGTGTCGAGGGCGTTGACCGGGCCGTTGCCCTCGCCGGTCGCGACGATGCGCGCGCCGTGGGCGTGCAGCTTGACGGTCGCCTCCGAGACGACCCTCTCGTCGTCGCGCCGCTCCACGATGACGCGCCAGCTCTCCAGCTCGAAGAAGCGCGGCCGCTCCCCCATCTCCTCACGCAGCAGCAGCTCGAAGCTCGCCTCTGCCACCTCGAAGGACCAGCCGACGCTCTCGAGGTCCTTCACCCGGTCGATGACCCTGGTGATGGTGGCGGCATCGGGCTCGAGCCCGAGCTCGCGGCCTTTGAGCTCGATGGTCGCGCGGCCCGCGAGCTCGCTGATGAGCAGCCGCATGTCGTTGCCGACGACCGAGGGGTCCTCGTGCTGGTAGAGGTCGGGGTCGGCCTTGATGGCGCTGACGTGCAGCCCGGCCTTGTGGGCGAAGGCACTCGCGCCCACCCACGGCTGGTGCGGATCGGGCGTGATGTTGGCGACCTCGGCGACGGCGTGGGAGACCCGTCCGAGCTCCTTGAGCCGGCCGTCCGGCAGCACCTGCCGGCCGAGCTTGGCCTCCAATGCGGCGACGACGCTGAAGAGGTCGGCGTTGCCCGACCGCTCGCCGTAGCCGTTGGCGGTGCCCTGCACGTGGGTCGCGCCGACGTCGATCGCGGTGAGCGAGTTGGCGACGGCGCAGGAAGTGTCGTCGTGGGCGTGGATGCCGATGCGCAGGCCGGTGGCGACCGCGGCGCCCACGACGTCCTGCAGCTGCGACGGCAGCATCCCGCCGTTGGTGTCGCACAGCACCAGCACGTCGGCGCCCGCGTCGGCCGCGACCCGCAGGACCTCCAGGGCGTACGCCGCATCCGCGCGGTAGCCGTCGAAGAAGTGCTCGGCGTCCAGGAAGACGCGCATGCCCTCGCCGCGCAGGTGGGCCACCGAGTCCCGGACCATCGCGAGGTTCTCCTCGCGGGTCGTGCGCAGCGCCCGCTCGACGTGGCGCACGTCGGCCTTCGCGACCATCGTGGCGATGCCGGCCCCGCTGTCGCGAAGGTGGGCGAGGTCGCTCGCGACGTCGCCGCCGGGCCGCCGGGTGGAGCCGAAGGCCGCGAGCTGCGCGGTCTGCAGGACCAGCTCGGTGCGGGCGCGGGCGAAGAACTCCGCGTCCTTGGGGTTGGCCCCCGGCCAGCCGCCCTCGATGAAGCCGACGCCGAGGTCGTCGAGGTGGCGGGCGATCGCGAGCTTGTCGTTGACCGACGGCGAGAAGCCCTCGCGTTGCGCGCCGTCGCGCAGCGTCGTGTCGTAGACGTGGAAGGCGTCGGTGGGGACGCTCATGCGTGGGTGCTCCTGAGACGAGAAGACCCCCCAGGCCCGAGGGCGTGGAGGGTCGCGCGCAGTGCGGGGGTCACTACCCCTGCAGTGCGCGCCTGCGAATGATCACGGTGCGGGTCATCGCCCGCCACGGTGCCAGTCGTCTCATCAGGCGTCAAACGCGTCTCACGCCTTAGGACCGCTCCAGACCCGCACGAGGTCGCGGACGGAGAGCACGCCGACGACCTCGTCGCCCTCGCAGACGACGAGGTGCCGGAAGCCGCCGTCGACCATGACCTGCGCGGCGCGCTGCAGGTCCCAGTCGGGCGTGGCCGTCACGGCGTCGGGCGTCAGGTGGTCACCGGCGATCTCGACGTCGGGGTCCTGGTCCTGCGCGAGCGCCTCGAGCACGTCGCGCTCGGTGAGGATCCCGGGGCCGTTGCCGTCGGGGTCCATCACCACGGCCGCTCCCACCTTGCGGCCGGCCATCTGCTTGGCAGCCTGTCGCAGGGTGTGCGTCGGCCCCACCGTGAGCACCGCGGGGGTCATGGCGTCTCGGACCAGCACCGGCCACCTCCAGGTCGACTGGGGGCCGACCCTAGACCCGACGCGGTGTGCTCGTCAGCAGGCTCACCCGGTCTCTGGTGCCCGGATGCCCGCGAGCACCACCTCCGACTCGCGAACGTCGACGACCTCCGCACCGGCTTTCGCGGCACTGGTGCGGCGGATCTCGTCGGCGGCCGGCCGGCTGGCCTCGAGGGCGGAGCGGGTGTCTAAGACCACCGTGGAGACACCGGCCCCGGCGGTGCGGTCGACGAGGAGCACCGCGCTGCAGAAGCCGTCCATCAGCTCGACGGCGGGCAGCGTGGTCGCGCCGTAGGCGTCGATGGCATCGTCGACGTGCGCCGGGTCGATCGACACCCGCGTCGTGCGGGCCCAGAAGCCGGGCTCGGCCGGACGGCGCCGGTCGAGCACGACCATCTCGAGCAGCTCGACTGCCGGGGTGGCGCCGAACAGCTCCCCCGCACGGCTCCGGAGCGGCCGCAGAGCAGAGTCCGAGTCGTCGCGGTCCTGCTCGCTCTCCCAGGCCGTGCTGATGGTGCAGGTCCCGGTCGTCCGGTCGACGAACATCGACAGGCCGCGCGAGCCACGCAGGCCGTCGCAGGCCGGCGCGACCTGCTCCGCCGCGAAGCGGATGAGCTCATCGACCCGGCTCGGGTCGGCGCTGATCGTCGTGGCGCGGACGTGCATCGCGCCACCTCCCTCCGTCGAGGCAGGTGCCCTGTCGGCACCCGGCCGCAGCGGCAGGGTGCTCCTGACAGAGCCGGAGGGCAAGGCCTCGGACGGGTGGGATCAGAGCAGCGCGACCAGCGCGTCGCCCACCTGGCTGGTCGTGCGGACGGCGTCACCTCGGGTGGCGAGGTCGGCGGCGACGGCGGACTCGACGCGGGCGGCCTGCTCGGCGTGGCCGAGGTGGTCGAGCAGGAGCGCGACCGAGAGCACCGTCGCCGTCGGGTCAGCCTTCTGCTGGCCGGCGATGTCGGGGGCGCTGCCGTGCACCGGCTCGAACATCGACGGGTGGGCGCGCGAGACGTCGAGGTTGCCGCTGGCGGCCAGCCCGATGCCGCCGCCGATCGCGGCCCCGATGTCGGTGAGGATGTCGCCGAAGAGGTTGTCGGTGACGACGACGTCGAAGCGCTCGGGCTGCGTGACGAAGAACATCGAGGCGGCGTCGACGTGCTGGTAGTCGACCGCGACGCCGGGGAAGTCGGTGCGCACCTCGTCGAAGACCCGCTTCCAGAGCCCACCGGCGTGCACGAGGACGTTGTTCTTGTGGACCAGCGTGAGGTGGCCGCGCCGGGCGGTGGCCCGGTGGAAGGCGTCGCGGACCACGCGCTCCACGCCGTACGCGGTGTTGAGGCTCACCTCGGTCGCGACCTCATGGGGGGTGCCGGTGCGCATCGAGCCGCCGGCCCCGACGTAGGGGCCCTCGGTGCCCTCGCGGACCACGACGAAGTCGAAGGCCTTGTCCCGCAGCGGCCCGGTGACCCCGGGGAAGAGCCGGACCGGCCGCAGGTTGACGTGGTGGTCCAGGGCGAAGCGCAGCCGCAGGAGCAGCCCGCGCTCGAGGACACCGGGTGGCACCGACGGGTCGCCGACGGCACCGAGCAGGATCGCGTCGTGGCCGCGCAGCTCCTCGAGGACGCTGTCGGGAAGCGCCTCCCCGGTGCGGTGCCACAGCGTCGCGCCGAGGTCGTAGTGGGTCTGCTCGACACCGGGCAGGACCGCGTCGAGGACCTTCAGGCCCTCGGCCACCACCTCCGGGCCGATGCCGTCGCCACCGATGACCGCGAGCTTCGTCGTCATGGTGGCAGCCTAGCCAGTGAGATGGCGCGTCCCAACATGCAGGACGGGGGCGGGGTGGGAGACTGCCCGCGTGATCACGCTCGCGGTCTCGGTGACCACCGTCAGGCGCGGTTGACGGCGCTGACGATGGCGCGGAACGACGCGGTGACGATGCTCGGGTGGACCCCGCAGCCCCACAGGACGCGACCGTCCACGGCGACCTCGAGGTAGGACGCCGCCTGCGCCTCCTCACCGGCTCCGGTGGCGTGCTCGGCGTAGTCGAGGACCCGCACGTCGAGGTCGAGCTCGGCAAGGGCGTGGACGAACGCCGACAGCGGGCCGTTGCCGAAGCCGCTCACGGTCCGCTCCTCCCCCTGCCAGCGCACGAGGGCGTCGACGCAGTCGAGGTCGCCGCTGCTGCTCGTGTAGGACACCAGCTCGAGCGGGGTCGCGTGGCGCAGGTAGGTGGTCTGGAACAGCTCCCAGATCGCCGAGCCCGCGATCTCGCCGCCGTCGGCATCGGCCACCTCCTGCACGACGCGGGAGAACTCGATCTGCATCCGCCGCGGCAGGTCGAGGTGGTGCTCGTTCTTCAGCACGTAGGCCACACCTCCCTTGCCGGACTGGCTGTTGACGCGGATGACGGCCTCGTAGGAGCGACCCACGTCCAGCGGGTCGATCGGCAGGTAGGGCACGCCCCACGTGAAGTCCCGCACGGGGACGCCCGCGGCCTCGGCGTCGCGCTCGAGCGCCTCGAAGCCCTTCTTGATGGCGTCCTGGTGGGAGCCGGAGAAGGCGGTGTAGACGAGGTCGCCGCCGTAGGGGTGGCGCGGGTGCACCGGCAGCTGGTTGCAGTACTCGACGGTGCGCCGGACCTCGTCGATGTCGGAGAAGTCGACCTGCGGGTCGACGCCCTGGCTGAACAGGTTGAGGCCGAGCGTCACGAGGCAGACGTTGCCGGTGCGCTCGCCGTTGCCGAACAGGCACCCCTCGACGCGGTCGGCGCCCGCCTGGACGCCCAGCTCTGCGGCGGCCACCGCCGTACCCCTGTCGTTGTGGGGGTGCAGCGAGAGGATGACGCTCTCGCGGCGCTCGCCCAGGGCGCGGCAGAACCACTCGACCTGGTCGGCGTAGGTCGACGGGACCGACATCTCGACCGTGGCCGGGAGGTTGAGGACGACCGGGCGCTCGGGCGTGGGGCCCCAGACGTCCATGACGGCGGTGCAGACCTCGAGCGCGTAGTCGAGCTCGGTGCCGGTGAAGGACTCCGGGGAGTACTGCCAACGGACGTCGGTGCCCTCGAGCAGCTGCTCGGCGTACTTCTGGCACCACTGAGCGCCCTGGACGGCGATGTCCTTCACCCCGTCCTTGTCGAGACCGAAGACGACCCGGCGCTGGAGGGTCGAGGTGGAGTTGTAGAGGTGGATCAGCGCGGTGCCGCGGAAGCCGGCGAGCGACTGCACGGTGCGCTCGATGAGCTCCTCACGGGCCTGGGTGAGCACCTGGATCGTCACGCCCTCGGGGACGCGGTCCTCCTCGACGAGGGCGCGCACGAAGTCGAAGTCGGTCTGGCTCGCCGACGGGAAGCCGACCTCGATCTCGCGGTAGCCCATGGCCACCAGCAGCTCGAACATCCGCAGCTTGCGCGGGGTGTCCATCG includes these proteins:
- the cimA gene encoding citramalate synthase; translated protein: MSVPTDAFHVYDTTLRDGAQREGFSPSVNDKLAIARHLDDLGVGFIEGGWPGANPKDAEFFARARTELVLQTAQLAAFGSTRRPGGDVASDLAHLRDSGAGIATMVAKADVRHVERALRTTREENLAMVRDSVAHLRGEGMRVFLDAEHFFDGYRADAAYALEVLRVAADAGADVLVLCDTNGGMLPSQLQDVVGAAVATGLRIGIHAHDDTSCAVANSLTAIDVGATHVQGTANGYGERSGNADLFSVVAALEAKLGRQVLPDGRLKELGRVSHAVAEVANITPDPHQPWVGASAFAHKAGLHVSAIKADPDLYQHEDPSVVGNDMRLLISELAGRATIELKGRELGLEPDAATITRVIDRVKDLESVGWSFEVAEASFELLLREEMGERPRFFELESWRVIVERRDDERVVSEATVKLHAHGARIVATGEGNGPVNALDTALRTALLELYPGLSALELVDYKVRIVSGAHGTDAVTRVLVETSDGHTEWSTVGVHENVIAASWQALDDAYTSGLHRQQS
- a CDS encoding 3-isopropylmalate dehydrogenase — encoded protein: MTTKLAVIGGDGIGPEVVAEGLKVLDAVLPGVEQTHYDLGATLWHRTGEALPDSVLEELRGHDAILLGAVGDPSVPPGVLERGLLLRLRFALDHHVNLRPVRLFPGVTGPLRDKAFDFVVVREGTEGPYVGAGGSMRTGTPHEVATEVSLNTAYGVERVVRDAFHRATARRGHLTLVHKNNVLVHAGGLWKRVFDEVRTDFPGVAVDYQHVDAASMFFVTQPERFDVVVTDNLFGDILTDIGAAIGGGIGLAASGNLDVSRAHPSMFEPVHGSAPDIAGQQKADPTATVLSVALLLDHLGHAEQAARVESAVAADLATRGDAVRTTSQVGDALVALL
- a CDS encoding CBS domain-containing protein translates to MLVRDAMTPAVLTVGPTHTLRQAAKQMAGRKVGAAVVMDPDGNGPGILTERDVLEALAQDQDPDVEIAGDHLTPDAVTATPDWDLQRAAQVMVDGGFRHLVVCEGDEVVGVLSVRDLVRVWSGPKA
- the gltX gene encoding glutamate--tRNA ligase — protein: MTVRVRVAPSPTGDPHVGTAYMSLFNLAFARQQGGQFLLRVEDTDRARFRADSEQQVYDTLSWLGLDWDEGPDRGGPVGPYRQSERLETYRPVVQQLLDAGHAYHCWCTPERLQQMREDQQARKVPTGYDRLCLGKSAEERAELGGASEVPVVRMLVPDDAPLAFTDLIRGEVHAPRPDDQVLLKADGFPTYHLAVVVDDHLMGITHVVRGEEWISSTPKHVLLYRWLGWDEPAFAHMPLLRNTDKSKISKRKNPAARLTWFQEQGYLPEALLNFLGLLGYSLPSQEEVFSFAEMSASFDWARVNTVGPVFDLEKLSWLNGHYVRELSPAEFVRRTTPFLVAAGLVSEPVPADAAALMADLVPLVQTRVALLSELPALVRCFFVADDDFAVDPEAAAKSLGPDAAPVLTSCADALEGLESWTTESVQAAMDAALIDGLGLKRGKAYGPVRVAVCGASIAPPLPESMALLGKQRVLRRLREAV
- a CDS encoding fumarylacetoacetate hydrolase family protein; this translates as MRICRFSRDGDVSFGVVEGPGDDPADLVVHAMAGHPFAPMQPTGEQHPLSAVRLLAPVLPSKVVCIGKNYADHVAEMAAVTGGEAPATPVTFLKPSTSVVGPGDAIVLPRDSERVDHEAELAVVIGRLCREVPRARFADVVLGYTVGNDVTARDHQKADGQWTRGKGHDTFCPLGPWVETEIDPRDLRVTCTVDGQPRQDGRTSALLHDVGAIVEWVSAFMTLLPGDVILTGTPAGVGPLSAGQSVSCAIEGIGTLTNPVVSR